Proteins encoded in a region of the Micropterus dolomieu isolate WLL.071019.BEF.003 ecotype Adirondacks linkage group LG07, ASM2129224v1, whole genome shotgun sequence genome:
- the pfkla gene encoding ATP-dependent 6-phosphofructokinase, liver type — MFSMDLEKLQMTGAGRAIAVLTSGGDAQGMNAAVRAVTRMGIYMGAKVYLIYEGYQGLVDGGDKIKLAHWHSVTNIIQLGGTVIGSARCKAFTTREGRLAAAFNLVKKSITNLCVCGGDGSLTGANIFRGEWSSLLAELVKKGRITDTLAKQNDNLNIVGLVGSIDNDFCGTDMTIGADSALHRIMEIIDAIMTTAQSHQRTFVLEVMGRHCGYLALVSALASGADWLFIPEAPPHEGWEDLMCARLEGSRITGSRLNIIIIAEGAIDFNGKPISSTYVKDLVVKRLGYDTRVTVLGHVQRGGTPSAFDRILSSKLGVEAVVALMEASPDTPACVIGLSGNQVVRLPLMEGVEMTKLVQTAMNEKKFDESVKLRGGSFENNWNIYKLLAFQKPAESESNFSLAILNVGAPAPGMNAAVRSAVRLALAHGHKVYAVHDGFKGLAKGAVFEMEWHSVAGWTGQGGSLLGTNRTLPNENMEKIVETITKFNISAILVIGGFEGYESVLQLFEARSHYDELCIPICIIPATISNNVPGTDFSLGADTAVNAAMESCDKIKQSATGTKRRVFVVETMGGFCGYLATCTGIAVGADAAYIYEEPFDIHDLKTNVDHLTEKMKKDIQRGLVLRNEKCHENYTTDFIYKLYSSEGKGIFDCRVNVLGHLQQGGAPSPFDRNFGTKLGVRAIQWISERLTENFRQGRVFANSPDTACVLGLNRKVISFIPVTELKAATDFEHRMPTVQWWINLRPMLKMLAKYQTSFCEYVPGELEHVTQRSISIDSGF, encoded by the exons ATGTTTTCGATGGACTTGGAGAAGCTGCAGATGACAGGAGCTGGTCGGGCCATAGCAGTGCTGACCAGCGGGGGAGATGCACAAG GGATGAATGCTGCTGTCAGAGCTGTGACCAGAATGGGCATCTATATGGGGGCCAAGGTCTACCTCATTTATGAA GGATACCAGGGCCTGGTGGACGGGGGAGACAAAATCAAACTAGCACACTGGCACAGTGTGACCAACATCATCCAGCTG GGTGGGACTGTGATAGGTAGCGCCCGTTGCAAGGCCTTCACTACTCGAGAGGGCAGGCTCGCCGCCGCCTTCAACCTGGTGAAGAAAAGCATCaccaacctgtgtgtgtgtggcggagACGGCAGCCTCACCGGAGCAAACATCTTTCGCGGCGAGTGGAGCAGTCTGCTGGCTGAGCTCGTAAAGAAAG GCCGGATCACAGACACTCTGGCCAAGCAGAACGACAACCTGAACATCGTGGGACTTGTGGGCTCCATCGACAACGACTTCTGCGGCACCGACATGACCATCGGAGCTGACTCCGCGCTGCACCGCATCATGGAGATAATTGATGCTATCATGACCACCGCCCAAAG CCACCAGCGCACTTTCGTTCTGGAAGTCATGGGGCGACACTGTGG ATATCTGGCCCTGGTGTCAGCACTGGCATCCGGGGCAGATTGGCTTTTCATTCCAGAGGCTCCTCCTCATGAGGGCTGGGAGGACCTCATGTGTGCCCGTCTAGAGGGG AGCCGCATAACTGGGTCAAGACTCAACATTATAATCATCGCAGAAGGAGCCATTGACTTTAATGGCAAGCCGATCTCCTCAACTTATGTAAAAGAT CTGGTGGTGAAGAGGCTGGGCTATGATACAAGAGTGACAGTCCTCGGCCATGTTCAGCGAGGAGGAACTCCTTCAGCCTTTGACAGAATATTG AGCAGTAAGTTGGGTGTGGAGGCAGTGGTTGCCCTGATGGAGGCCTCTCCTGACACCCCAGCCTGTGTCATTGGCCTCTCAGGTAACCAAGTTGTTCGTCTGCCTCTAATGGAGGGTGTGGAGATG ACGAAGTTGGTGCAGACGGCCATGAATGAAAAGAAGTTTGATGAGTCTGTCAAACTGCGTGGAGG GAGTTTTGAGAACAACTGGAACATCTACAAGCTTCTTGCCTTCCAGAAGCCTGCAGAGTCTGAG AGCAATTTCTCTTTGGCTATTCTGAACGTGGGCGCTCCGGCTCCAGGGATGAATGCAGCGGTGAGGTCTGCTGTGAGGTTAGCCCTCGCTCACGGACACAAGGTCTACGCTGTCCACGATGGCTTTAAAGGACTTGCCAAAGGGGCG gttttTGAGATGGAATGGCATAGTGTCGCAGGATGGACAGGTCAAGGGGGCTCACTGCTGGGGACAAATCG AACTCTTCCAAACGAAAACATGGAGAAGATTGTGGAAACCATCACCAAGTTCAACATCTCGGCTATTCTTGTAATTGGAGGGTTTGAG GGGTACGAAAGTGTGCTGCAGCTGTTTGAAGCCCGGAGTCACTATGATGAGCTCTGCATCCCTATCTGTATAATCCCTGCCACCATCAGCAACAACGTCCCTGGAACAGACTTCAGCCTGGGAGCAGACACGGCTGTTAATGCTGCCATGGAG AGTTGCGACAAGATCAAGCAGTCTGCCACTGGGACCAAGAGGCGAGTGTTTGTGGTGGAGACAATGGGTGGATTCTGTGGCTATCTGGCAACCTGCACCGGTATAGCTGTGGGTGCTGACGCAGCCTACATTTATGAAGAGCCCTTCGACATACACGACCTGAAG ACTAATGTGGACCATTTAACTGAAAAGATGAAGAAGGACATCCAGCGGGGTCTTGTACTGAG GAATGAAAAATGCCATGAAAACTACACCACAGATTTCATCTATAAGCTGTATTCATCAGAGGGGAAGGGTATCTTTGACTGCAGAGTCAATGTGTTGGGACACCTTCAGCAG GGAGGGGCACCTTCTCCCTTTGACAGAAATTTTGGCACTAAGTTGGGTGTGAGGGCTATCCAGTGGATTTCAGAGAGGCTGACAGAAAACTTCAGACAAG GCCGCGTGTTTGCCAACTCGCCAGATACAGCGTGTGTTCTTGGCCTCAACAGGAAGGTCATCTCATTCATCCCAGTTACTGAACTGAAGGCTGCGACTGATTTTGA GCACAGGATGCCCACGGTCCAGTGGTGGATTAATCTTCGGCCGATGCTAAAAATGTTGGCCAAGTACCAAACCAGCTTCTGTGAATATGTCCCAGGAGAGCTTGAACATGTGACTCAACGCTCCATCAGCATAGACTCTGGGTTCTAG
- the LOC123974146 gene encoding protein SIX6OS1 isoform X2, protein MNEISLNTIDSLLFQFALQTRELSLKKNSINQQIKVCRADIAEKRSHIETIRRNTKRLELEIRVKQNSVIHNKDNCKSMKAINSLLLQYEQTMKEELESRKASYNRDKEVYEERIASYKKIFQTHKEYYYQNPLAQKLLTLQDEKEEIECRIKACDDRITMKLKELDRLTGPAVNSSSTEKLPDSVSGQQPITEPDKQLDSQTEEKSDSSIDISSLNLNQTKIGHKTLIEANDEICEENKVQDTAACSPSPEEACNELWPCEQLEEQGWPDVMHTDEQDQETGPLDPVLHSTASDIDEAVEEEMEERPAIEEEQAPNEEGNKELVAFPQSSSQETNPQSSPAKTIVVPSTPTFPFNFSPGSSPHQGISATKSPAFLFSLNSDPSTPSFPGFGFDVGSSQDEDSSFAFTGSFFTEKKTTESEASGCSEFPFGQQEPSEDFQFAFTSKSDQTSNKENTSEDFTFSFNF, encoded by the exons ATGAACGAAATTTCACTTAATACTATTGACAGCCTCCTTTTTCAATTTG CTCTTCAAACTCGGGAACTTTCCCTAAAGAAGAATTCAATCAACCAACAAATTAAAG TTTGCAGAGCTGACATTGCTGAGAAAAGGTCTCACATTGAAACAATCCGCAGAAATACCAAGAGACTTGAGCTAGAAATCAGGGTGAAGCAGAACTCTGTGATACACAATAAAGACAATTGTAAAAG CATGAAGGCGATTAACAGCCTGCTTCTTCAGTATGAGCAGACAATGAAAGAAGAACTGGAGAGCAGAAAAGCCAGCTACAACCGTGACAA GGAAGTCTACGAAGAGAGAATTGCAAGCTATAAGAAGATATTCCAGACGCATAAAGAATATTATTACCAAAATCCTCTTGCTCAAAAGCTCCTCACGCTGCAGGATGAAAAAGAGGAGATTGAGTGTAGGATCAAGGCTTGTGATGATCGAATAACAATGAAACTGAAGGAGCTGGACCGACTTACTG GTCCAGCAGTAAATTCTTCTTCCACTGAGAAATTACCAGACAG TGTTTCTGGCCAGCAGCCCATTACAGAACCAGACAAGCAATTAGATTCTCAGACAGAAGAGAAAAGTGATTCTTCTATTGACATCTCCTCTCTTAATCTCAACCAGACAAAG ATTGGTCATAAAACCTTAATAGAGGCAAATGATGAAATTTGTGAGGAAAACAAGGTTCAGGATACAGCTGCTTGCAGTCCTTCCCCGGAAGAAGCATGCAATGAGCTGTGGCCATGTGAGCAGTTGGAAG aACAAGGCTGGCCAGATGTGATGCACACTGACGAGCAGGACCAGGAAACTGGACCACTGGACCCGGTCTTG CATTCCACTGCTTCAGACATAGATGAAgcagtggaggaggagatggaggaacGACCAGCTATAGAGGAAGAGCAGGCACCAAACGAAGAGGGCAACAAGGAACTTGTTGCTTTTCCACAGTCATCATCTCAGGAAACTAATCCTCAGTCCTCTCCTGCGAAAACAATAGTTGTGCCTTCAACTCCAACATTTCCATTTAA CTTTAGCCCTGGCAGCTCCCCACATCAAGGGATCTCTGCTACCAAATCTCCAGCTTTCCTGTTTTCTCTGAACTCTGATCCCAGCACCCCAAGCTTCCCTGGCTTTGGCTTTGATGTCGGCTCATCACAGGATGAG GACTCATCTTTCGCTTTCACCGGTTcctttttcactgaaaag AAAACCACAGAATCAGAGGCTTCAGGCT GCTCTGAGTTCCCGTTTGGCCAACAAGAGCCAAGTGAAGACTTCCAGTTTGCCTTCACCTCAAAGAGCGATCAGACATCTAACAAAGAGAACACCAGTGaggattttacattttcattcaacTTTTAG
- the tmem169b gene encoding transmembrane protein 169, with protein sequence MAQVEEPQTEGEGSPQMISLRSDVSGNHVDDGEVGPSIRRKRRKKKDPRPESIIVYRSEMERAPGEDQGGEEGAERSAEEGAKFLSTPTGEGGGWSLPPDSRYVTLTGTITRGKKKGQVVDIHLTLTEKELRDLAKSRERLDAECEAGEGSKHTCSLGVCEGPHVVLWSISCAPVVFLLSFITSFYYGTLTWYNVFLVYNEERTFWHKITICPFLIIFYPMLIMPMALSLALYSAVVQVSWALSEWWQAVRDLEKGFCGWACGKLGLEDCSPYSIVELLDSDTVSGTLQSKAPSELAQTSSV encoded by the exons ATGGCACAGGTAGAGGAGCCTCAAACGGAAGGAGAGGGCAGCCCCCAGATGATCTCTTTAAGGTCAGACGTATCAGGGAACCATGTGGACGACGGAGAAGTGGGACCCTCCataaggaggaagaggaggaagaagaaagacCCACGTCCAGAGTCCATTATTGTGTACCGCTCTGAAATGGAGAGGGCGCCTGGAGAGGACCAAGGTGGTGAGGAGGGAGCAGAAAGGAGCGCAGAGGAGGGAGCTAAATTCCTCTCTACACCTACAGGCGAAG GAGGAGGCTGGAGCCTTCCTCCAGATAGCCGCTATGTAACCCTGACTGGCACTATCACGCGTGGGAAGAAAAAGGGTCAGGTGGTGGATATTCACCTCACTTTGACAGAGAAGGAACTCAGGGATCTGGCTAAGTCAAGGGAACGTCTTGACGCCGAGTGTGAGGCAGGGGAAGGCTCTAAACACACCTGCAGCTTAGGTGTGTGCGAGGGACCCCATGTCGTCCTGTGGAGCATCTCCTGTGCCCCTGTggttttcctcctctccttcatcaCCTCCTTCTACTATGGCACTCTCACCTGGTACAATGTCTTCCTGGTGTACAATGAGGAGCGGACGTTCTGGCACAAGATTACAATATGTCCCTTTCTCATCATCTTCTACCCCATGCTCATCATGCCCATGGCACTGTCTCTGGCTCTGTACTCCGCTGTGGTTCAGGTGTCCTGGGCATTAAGTGAGTGGTGGCAGGCTGTGAGAGACCTGGAGAAAGGCTTCTGCGGCTGGGCCTGTGGGAAGCTGGGATTGGAGGACTGTTCCCCATATAGCATAGTAGAGCTGCTTGACTCTGATACTGTTTCTGGCACTCTGCAGAGCAAGGCCCCCAGTGAACTCGCCCAGACATCATCAGTGTGA
- the LOC123974146 gene encoding protein SIX6OS1 isoform X1 translates to MNEISLNTIDSLLFQFALQTRELSLKKNSINQQIKVCRADIAEKRSHIETIRRNTKRLELEIRVKQNSVIHNKDNCKSMKAINSLLLQYEQTMKEELESRKASYNRDKEVYEERIASYKKIFQTHKEYYYQNPLAQKLLTLQDEKEEIECRIKACDDRITMKLKELDRLTGPAVNSSSTEKLPDSVSGQQPITEPDKQLDSQTEEKSDSSIDISSLNLNQTKIGHKTLIEANDEICEENKVQDTAACSPSPEEACNELWPCEQLEEQGWPDVMHTDEQDQETGPLDPVLEQHSTASDIDEAVEEEMEERPAIEEEQAPNEEGNKELVAFPQSSSQETNPQSSPAKTIVVPSTPTFPFNFSPGSSPHQGISATKSPAFLFSLNSDPSTPSFPGFGFDVGSSQDEDSSFAFTGSFFTEKKTTESEASGCSEFPFGQQEPSEDFQFAFTSKSDQTSNKENTSEDFTFSFNF, encoded by the exons ATGAACGAAATTTCACTTAATACTATTGACAGCCTCCTTTTTCAATTTG CTCTTCAAACTCGGGAACTTTCCCTAAAGAAGAATTCAATCAACCAACAAATTAAAG TTTGCAGAGCTGACATTGCTGAGAAAAGGTCTCACATTGAAACAATCCGCAGAAATACCAAGAGACTTGAGCTAGAAATCAGGGTGAAGCAGAACTCTGTGATACACAATAAAGACAATTGTAAAAG CATGAAGGCGATTAACAGCCTGCTTCTTCAGTATGAGCAGACAATGAAAGAAGAACTGGAGAGCAGAAAAGCCAGCTACAACCGTGACAA GGAAGTCTACGAAGAGAGAATTGCAAGCTATAAGAAGATATTCCAGACGCATAAAGAATATTATTACCAAAATCCTCTTGCTCAAAAGCTCCTCACGCTGCAGGATGAAAAAGAGGAGATTGAGTGTAGGATCAAGGCTTGTGATGATCGAATAACAATGAAACTGAAGGAGCTGGACCGACTTACTG GTCCAGCAGTAAATTCTTCTTCCACTGAGAAATTACCAGACAG TGTTTCTGGCCAGCAGCCCATTACAGAACCAGACAAGCAATTAGATTCTCAGACAGAAGAGAAAAGTGATTCTTCTATTGACATCTCCTCTCTTAATCTCAACCAGACAAAG ATTGGTCATAAAACCTTAATAGAGGCAAATGATGAAATTTGTGAGGAAAACAAGGTTCAGGATACAGCTGCTTGCAGTCCTTCCCCGGAAGAAGCATGCAATGAGCTGTGGCCATGTGAGCAGTTGGAAG aACAAGGCTGGCCAGATGTGATGCACACTGACGAGCAGGACCAGGAAACTGGACCACTGGACCCGGTCTTG GAACAGCATTCCACTGCTTCAGACATAGATGAAgcagtggaggaggagatggaggaacGACCAGCTATAGAGGAAGAGCAGGCACCAAACGAAGAGGGCAACAAGGAACTTGTTGCTTTTCCACAGTCATCATCTCAGGAAACTAATCCTCAGTCCTCTCCTGCGAAAACAATAGTTGTGCCTTCAACTCCAACATTTCCATTTAA CTTTAGCCCTGGCAGCTCCCCACATCAAGGGATCTCTGCTACCAAATCTCCAGCTTTCCTGTTTTCTCTGAACTCTGATCCCAGCACCCCAAGCTTCCCTGGCTTTGGCTTTGATGTCGGCTCATCACAGGATGAG GACTCATCTTTCGCTTTCACCGGTTcctttttcactgaaaag AAAACCACAGAATCAGAGGCTTCAGGCT GCTCTGAGTTCCCGTTTGGCCAACAAGAGCCAAGTGAAGACTTCCAGTTTGCCTTCACCTCAAAGAGCGATCAGACATCTAACAAAGAGAACACCAGTGaggattttacattttcattcaacTTTTAG